One region of Parambassis ranga chromosome 21, fParRan2.1, whole genome shotgun sequence genomic DNA includes:
- the mphosph8 gene encoding M-phase phosphoprotein 8 isoform X1, which translates to MEAETDKVEPADSEQDEEEDVYEVERIIDMRVEEGEVLYRVRWKNYCSDDDTWEPEAHLEDCREVLLAFKKSQADAKAKKEAEVKKSVKPLPVKSEVIDADSESDSDKDRPTEVPVKKKKKKKIREEEEDDKTPLKEKKKKKKDKRKDEFRPLPAPETDDEEEERPSTPPSSPKEKKADLKKRLVDSDDEDDQPVPSKKHRKDKGKEGGKRKKEKGEEGKKKKGKRERKIETSEDEAAAPFEDDLSEVLSESQMDESGSTDTKSVEKPGVDDKSKQKKGKWEVKLQGIKDLIHDKKSKKTDGKDSSIQKLKSLTSKSKEDAPQSDSSDSSTLHKKVKSKGQESTSASQKVPPSSTSSSSSSSSVIAAANPVKAREEGLPKEDILGQKDATGSTNLFEKFLLNCEAKDRAPRRPLYQPVPEKTSTKPTKLIGKIEKIPKSAKESPSQKTEPEKTERTKQSDVSRPGQSYGFSLDSDEREEDSTGKPKLGDDSRERREKPEETQRPSWERKTPSDERRKRREDSEPRLFIACDDSQETAEGADKSDRGQATLSLGMDLNLDWMTLDDFQKHLNGEDELLSGPPLSPSGLRDAVKSGDYMTVKVALNSKEDYNLDQEACIGEKRSFDAERSLIEETSSSGALRLTSNIEEGTPKAKENMPQDLDGPNYGTNTKEMTVTRDEHAQKDGSNLLESKITACDLAVTQESQIKEDTKKEKEEGASSSKTSLNIDSSEGTINADGIEGMEKKSITNKLNSPKKAKDSSDEAENVVTGNSDSKDQVLSMSGDKDMLKIRSRRARRTVEKKQPTRSSQRTCKKVFEPAPSPPEEEKKEACKKHFCLYCKMAFTQLAKHLEKKHAEETDVAHAIHFPKGSKVRQTLLDQIRNKGDYEHNCKVLKSGDGEIVTKKQVKNTPISVRDFLPCQHCFAFYRKTDLWRHERSCKARKGDQKSAEMTRSRGDSASSHLLPMSEFLTGGCEEIIHIMHQDDISRHIRNDPLICKYGNALSVKYDNDKSQFAYIAQKMRELGRFVLAVNELDKSIKYLHEICQPSRFQLAVEGVKKVSGFDPSSSKFKTISLVSKIGYSLKRAAEIAFGESRMTEDSETESEVKKFIQLLDTKWTQSFSRKALAFSLRQEVKKVEVDKSTVTEDLMKLHKFITREGDEARKELKESPSLSTWKKLGEATLADVCLFNRGRVGNIGRLLLQTYTHKKIKGMFQPSADQVRKSTKLELDLGSSFTRLELEGQYGRNMLVLLTERMVLSIDLLVENREQAGVSKTNPYLFARTEGPSFIRALDCFRRAAVECGVKNPEALLSSSLREQIACCWQLMSLSERELDQVSALVGKTSQECYILSKNASQLEEVSKLLLKMERTLPSNTSPPSTARSGSGQKAALKRRPWSEKEQAAVRHYLSEFITRMKVPGKRECNACIAAEPDLRERSWTDVKNYVHNTLQTMRRRNNQQNPEGNPKSTKAGAQTIKTNLEDTSDICNMTTVDSDHLRESCCMTLMSTANLRDSLTFSQEMTPSYATLCSTSANMVHTTQPLISSFTALNATDTQVVPTFTPHDTTNALMPPVYTSENNRLLPMSPSYTHNAASMPPPSVYSPQDTTGSSMIPSFTSLNASNTSMVPGFASAPLVPSYSTLNDRIQPIVSSFTPLNHSNAPVYPINPAPMTAQVVPTVHGPSVSDRTLAVQDNKPTSSGGRQATPADKPQKRNKRLWSEEEQAAVRRQLGDFCKLVKIPGKKDCDACLAAEPALSSRTWREVKYYVHNSIQSLKRRGHVVASKQTGGPEPETQNPNPEWDGPIYLSL; encoded by the exons ATGGAGGCTGAAACCGACAAGGTGGAGCCTGCGGACAGTGAACAAGACGAGGAAGAGGATGTGTACGAAGTGGAGAGGATCATAGACATGCGAGTGGAAGAG gGTGAAGTGCTCTACAGAGTTCGCTGGAAGAATTACTGCTCTGATGATGACACTTGGGAGCCAGAGGCCCATTTAGAAGATTGTCGTGAAGTCCTCTTAGCCTTCAAGAAGTCACAAGCTGATGCTAAGGCCAAGAAAGAGGCAGAAGTCAAGAAGAGTGTG AAACCGCTGCCAGTCAAGAGTGAAGTGATTGATGCTGACTCAGAAAGTGACAGCGACAAAGACCGTCCAACAGAAGTGCCcgtcaagaagaagaaaaagaagaagatccgggaggaggaagaagatgacaAAACACccctaaaggaaaaaaagaaaaagaagaaagataaACGCAAGGATGAGTTCAGGCCCCTACCGGCACCGGaaacagatgatgaagaggaagagaggccgTCGACCCCGCCCTCTTCTCCCAAGGAGAAAAAGGCTGACTTAAAAAAGCGACTGGTTGACTCTGACGATGAGGACGATCAACCTGTTCCttcaaaaaaacacaggaaggacAAGGGCAAAGAGGGAGGAAAACGTAAAAAGGaaaagggagaggaggggaagaagaaaaaggggaagagagagaggaagatagAAACTTCGGAAGATGAGGCAGCTGCTCCGTTTGAAGATGACCTGAGCGAAGTCCTGTCAGAGTCCCAAATGGACGAGTCTGGATCAACTGACACAAAGTCTGTAGAAAAGCCAGGTGTGGATGACAAGTCCAAACAAAAGAAGGGGAAGTGGGAAGTAAAGCTGCAGGGCATTAAGGACCTCATCCatgacaaaaaaagcaaaaagactGATGGAAAAGATAGCAGCATTCAGAAACTGAAGAGCCTTACCTCAAAAAGCAAAGAGGACGCCCCACAATCAGACTCTAGTGACAGCTCCACGCTACATAAGAAAGTCAAGAGTAAAGGGCAGGAGagcacatcagcatcacagaaGGTCCCGCCTTCTTCcacatcctcatcttcatcctcctcctctgtcatagCTGCTGCCAACCCCGTCAAGGCTAGGGAGGAGGGTTTGCCTAAAGAGGATATTTTGGGACAGAAGGATGCCACGGGTTCAACTAACCTGTTTGAAAAGTTCCTACTAAACTGCGAAGCCAAGGATCGGGCCCCACGCAGACCACTTTATCAACCCGTCCCAGAGAAGACCAGCACCAAACCCACAAAG CTAATAGGAAAGATTGAGAAGATCCCCAAATCAGCTAAAGAGTCTCCTTCTCAGAAGACGGAGccagaaaagacagagaggacaaagcAATCGGATG TCTCCAGACCTGGTCAGAGTTACGGCTTCAGCCTGGACAGTGATGAGCGAGAGGAGGATTCTACAGGAAAGCCAAAGCTTGGAGATGATTCTCGGGAGCGAAGGGAGAAGCCAGAGGAGACGCAGCGGCCCAGCTGGGAGAGGAAAACTCCAAGTGATGAGcgaaggaagaggagagaggacagTGAGCCCCGGCTCTTCATAGCATGTGATGACAGTCAGGAAACAGCAGAGGGTGCTGACAAATccg acAGAGGTCAAGCCACATTAAGTTTAGGGATGGACCTTAACCTAGACTGGATGACTCTGGATGACTTCCAAAAACATCTAAATGGAGAGGATGAGCTCCTGTCAGGTCCACCATTATCACCTA GTGGGTTGCGAGATGCTGTAAAAAGTGGAGATTACATGACTGTGAAAGTGGCACTTAATTCTAAAGAGGACTACAATTTGGACCAAGAG GCGTGTATTGGTGAGAAGAGGTCATTTGACGCAGAGAGGAGCTTGATTGAAGAGACAAGTTCAAGTGGTGCTCTTAGGTTGACTTCTAACATTGAAGAGGGCACTccaaaagcaaaagaaaatatGCCACAAGATTTGGATGGTCCAAATTATGGTACAAACACTAAGGAAATGACAGTGACAAGAGATGAACATGCCCAGAAAGATGGGAGCAATTTACTTGAATCAAAAATCACAGCTTGTGATTTAGCTGTCACACAGGAAAGTCAAATAAAGGAAGACacgaagaaagaaaaagaagaaggggCTTCGTCAAGTAAAACCAGTTTAAACATTGATAGTTCAGAGGGAACCATAAATGCAGATGGTATTGAAGggatggaaaaaaagagcaTCACTAACAAACTAAACTCCCCTAAGAAAGCTAAGGACTCAAGTGATGAAGCAGAGAATGTTGTGACTGGTAACTCGGATAGCAAAGACCAAGTTCTGTCCATGTCTGGTGACAAAGACATGCTGAAAATACGATCACGACGGGCGAGAAGAACTGTGGAAAAGAAGCAGCCAACTCGATCAAGTCAAAGGACCTGTAAGAAAGTGTTTGAGCCAGCACCTAGCCCaccagaggaagagaagaaggaggcaTGCAAAAAGCACTTTTGTTTGTATTGCAAAATGGCTTTCACTCAACTTGCCAAGCACTTAGAAAAGAAACATGCAGAGGAGACAGATGTTGCCCATGCAATACACTTTCCTAAAGGTTCCAAAGTCAGACAGACGTTACTTGACCAAATACGGAATAAAGGAGATTATGAACATAATTGCAAAGTTCTCAAAAGTGGTGATGGGGAAATTGTGACCAAGAAACAAGTAAAGAATACCCCCATATCTGTTCGGGACTTCCTGCCTTGCCAACACTGTTTTGCTTTTTATCGCAAAACTGATTTGTGGAGACATGAGCGTTCATGTAAGGCCAGAAAGGGAGATCAAAAATCCGCCGAGATGACAAGATCCCGAGGAGACAGTGCCTCCTCTCACCTGCTTCCAATGTCAGAGTTTCTGACTGGAGGCTGTGAAGAAATCATCCACATCATGCATCAAGATGATATCTCCAGGCATATCAGAAACGACCCacttatttgtaaatatggaaATGCACTATCTGTCAAGTATGACAATGATAAGTCCCAGTTTGCTTATATTGCACAGAAGATGAGGGAACTAGGTAGATTTGTACTTGCTGTAAATGAGCTCGACAAGAGTATTAAGTACTTACATGAAATATGCCAACCATCCAGATTTCAATTAGCTGTTGAAGGGGTCAAAAAGGTAAGTGGGTTTGACCCAAGTTCAAGTAAGTTTAAAACCATTTCACTAGTCTCAAAGATAGGCTACTCCTTGAAACGAGCTGCAGAGATAGCGTTTGGGGAAAGTCGCatgacagaggacagtgaaacagaaagtgAAGTGAAAAAGTTCATTCAGCTTCTTGACACAAAATGGACCCAGAGTTTTTCTCGCAAAGCACTAGCCTTCTCTTTGAGGCAAGAAGTTAAAAAAGTGGAGGTGGACAAATCCACTGTGACAGAAGATTTGATGAAACTCCACAAGTTTATTACAAGGGAAGGAGACGAAGCCAGGAAAGAACTGAAAGAAAGTCCCAGTTTGTCAACGTGGAAAAAGCTCGGTGAAGCCACTTTAGCAGACGTGTGTCTGTTTAACAGAGGAAGGGTAGGAAATATTGGTAGACTGCTCTTGCAAACTTATACTCACAAAAAGATCAAGGGAATGTTTCAACCCTCTGCAGATCAAGTAAGAAAAAGCACAAAATTGGAATTAGACCTTGGTTCCAGTTTTACCAGATTGGAACTGGAAGGTCAGTATGGAAGGAACATGCTGGTTCTGCTAACTGAAAGGATGGTTTTGTCTATTGACTTGCTTGTTGAAAACAGAGAGCAAGCAGGTGTTTCAAAAACAAACCCATACCTTTTTGCACGGACTGAGGGTCCATCCTTCATCAGAGCACTAGATTGTTTCCGAAGGGCTGCAGTCGAATGTGGAGTTAAAAACCCAGAAGCACTTTTGTCTTCATCATTAAGAGAGCAGATTGCCTGCTGCTGGCAGCTAATGAGCCTCAGCGAACGTGAATTGGATCAAGTGTCTGCGCTGGTAGGAAAGACCAGCCAAGAGTGTTACATTCTCTCAAAAAATGCCTCACAGCTGGAGGAAGTGAGTAAGCTACTGTTGAAGATGGAGCGAACACTGCCATCCAACACAAGTCCACCCAGCACTGCAAGAAGTG GgtctggacagaaagctgcactaAAGAGAAGACCTTGGAGTGAGAAGGAGCAGGCTGCAGTGCGTCATTATCTGAGTGAATTTATCACCAGAATGAAGGTCCCAGGGAAAAGGGAGTGCAATGCTTGTATAGCTGCTGAGCCAGATCTTCGAGAAAGATCTTGGACAGATGTGAAAAATTATGTACACAATACACTACAGACAATGCGTAGGAGAAATAACCAACAGAACCCTGAAGGGAACCCAAAGAGTACAAAAGCTGGAGCCCAAACCATAAAGACCAATTTAGAAGACACTAGTGATATATGTAACATGACAACAGTGGATTCAGATCACCTGAGAGAAAGTTGTTGTATGACATTGATGTCGACAGCAAACTTGAGAGACTCATTGACATTCTCCCAAGAAATGACTCCAAGTTATGCTACCTTGTGCTCCACAAGTGCAAATATGGTGCACACAACTCAACCGTTGATTTCTAGTTTTACAGCACTTAACGCTACTGATACCCAGGTGGTTCCTACCTTTACTCCGCACGATACTACAAATGCACTTATGCCTCCTGTGTACACATCAGAGAACAACAGACTTCTGCCAATGTCTCCTTCATATACACACAATGCCGCAAGTATGCCACCCCCTTCTGTGTATTCACCACAGGACACTACAGGATCGTCAATGATTCCCTCTTTTACCTCTCTTAATGCTTCAAATACCTCCATGGTTCCTGGATTTGCAAGTGCACCACTGGTCCCTTCATACTCAACACTAAATGACAGAATTCAGCCTATTGTTTCTTCCTTCACACCTCTGAACCATTCAAATGCACCTGTTTATCCCATAAACCCAGCCCCTATGACAGCACAGGTTGTACCAACAGTCCATGGACCCAGTGTTTCTGACAGAACATTAGCGGTGCAGGATAATAAGCCCACGTCTTCTGGGGGAAGACAAGCTACTCCAGCTGACAAACCTCAAAAGAGAAATAAGAGGTTGTGGAGTGAAGAGGAACAGGCAGCAGTGCGGCGTCAGCTTGGAGACTTCTGTAAGCTAGTGAAAATACCAGGCAAAAAGGATTGTGATGCATGTTTAGCGGCTGAACCTGCCCTAAGCAGCAGAACATGGAGGGAAGTCAAATATTATGTACACAACTCAATCCAGTCGCTTAAAAGAAGAGGTCATGTAGTTGCTTCCAAACAAACTGGAGGACCGGAACCAGAGACTCAAAATCCAAACCCTGAGTGGGATGGTCCTATTTACCTCTCCCTGTAA
- the mphosph8 gene encoding M-phase phosphoprotein 8 isoform X3 yields the protein MEAETDKVEPADSEQDEEEDVYEVERIIDMRVEEGEVLYRVRWKNYCSDDDTWEPEAHLEDCREVLLAFKKSQADAKAKKEAEVKKSVKPLPVKSEVIDADSESDSDKDRPTEVPVKKKKKKKIREEEEDDKTPLKEKKKKKKDKRKDEFRPLPAPETDDEEEERPSTPPSSPKEKKADLKKRLVDSDDEDDQPVPSKKHRKDKGKEGGKRKKEKGEEGKKKKGKRERKIETSEDEAAAPFEDDLSEVLSESQMDESGSTDTKSVEKPGVDDKSKQKKGKWEVKLQGIKDLIHDKKSKKTDGKDSSIQKLKSLTSKSKEDAPQSDSSDSSTLHKKVKSKGQESTSASQKVPPSSTSSSSSSSSVIAAANPVKAREEGLPKEDILGQKDATGSTNLFEKFLLNCEAKDRAPRRPLYQPVPEKTSTKPTKLIGKIEKIPKSAKESPSQKTEPEKTERTKQSDVSRPGQSYGFSLDSDEREEDSTGKPKLGDDSRERREKPEETQRPSWERKTPSDERRKRREDSEPRLFIACDDSQETAEGADKSDRGQATLSLGMDLNLDWMTLDDFQKHLNGEDELLSGPPLSPSGLRDAVKSGDYMTVKVALNSKEDYNLDQEDVSGMSLIMLAAAGGQDDILRLLIKKGVRVNGRQKNGTTALMHAAEKNFLTTVAILLEAGSYVNAQTLGGETALMKACKRGNTEVVRLLLEYGADCNILSKHKNTAMHFAKLSNNLIVCDLIKDHVSMLSSVAEDTIRAYFESRLALLEPVFPMACHRLCEGPDFSLEFAFKSPPPQEGSGILLFIFHANFLNEITPRLCGPCSVHAVVLNDKFQLPIFLDSHFIYSFSPIPGINRLFIRLAEAPTAKVKLLICAYRVQLQ from the exons ATGGAGGCTGAAACCGACAAGGTGGAGCCTGCGGACAGTGAACAAGACGAGGAAGAGGATGTGTACGAAGTGGAGAGGATCATAGACATGCGAGTGGAAGAG gGTGAAGTGCTCTACAGAGTTCGCTGGAAGAATTACTGCTCTGATGATGACACTTGGGAGCCAGAGGCCCATTTAGAAGATTGTCGTGAAGTCCTCTTAGCCTTCAAGAAGTCACAAGCTGATGCTAAGGCCAAGAAAGAGGCAGAAGTCAAGAAGAGTGTG AAACCGCTGCCAGTCAAGAGTGAAGTGATTGATGCTGACTCAGAAAGTGACAGCGACAAAGACCGTCCAACAGAAGTGCCcgtcaagaagaagaaaaagaagaagatccgggaggaggaagaagatgacaAAACACccctaaaggaaaaaaagaaaaagaagaaagataaACGCAAGGATGAGTTCAGGCCCCTACCGGCACCGGaaacagatgatgaagaggaagagaggccgTCGACCCCGCCCTCTTCTCCCAAGGAGAAAAAGGCTGACTTAAAAAAGCGACTGGTTGACTCTGACGATGAGGACGATCAACCTGTTCCttcaaaaaaacacaggaaggacAAGGGCAAAGAGGGAGGAAAACGTAAAAAGGaaaagggagaggaggggaagaagaaaaaggggaagagagagaggaagatagAAACTTCGGAAGATGAGGCAGCTGCTCCGTTTGAAGATGACCTGAGCGAAGTCCTGTCAGAGTCCCAAATGGACGAGTCTGGATCAACTGACACAAAGTCTGTAGAAAAGCCAGGTGTGGATGACAAGTCCAAACAAAAGAAGGGGAAGTGGGAAGTAAAGCTGCAGGGCATTAAGGACCTCATCCatgacaaaaaaagcaaaaagactGATGGAAAAGATAGCAGCATTCAGAAACTGAAGAGCCTTACCTCAAAAAGCAAAGAGGACGCCCCACAATCAGACTCTAGTGACAGCTCCACGCTACATAAGAAAGTCAAGAGTAAAGGGCAGGAGagcacatcagcatcacagaaGGTCCCGCCTTCTTCcacatcctcatcttcatcctcctcctctgtcatagCTGCTGCCAACCCCGTCAAGGCTAGGGAGGAGGGTTTGCCTAAAGAGGATATTTTGGGACAGAAGGATGCCACGGGTTCAACTAACCTGTTTGAAAAGTTCCTACTAAACTGCGAAGCCAAGGATCGGGCCCCACGCAGACCACTTTATCAACCCGTCCCAGAGAAGACCAGCACCAAACCCACAAAG CTAATAGGAAAGATTGAGAAGATCCCCAAATCAGCTAAAGAGTCTCCTTCTCAGAAGACGGAGccagaaaagacagagaggacaaagcAATCGGATG TCTCCAGACCTGGTCAGAGTTACGGCTTCAGCCTGGACAGTGATGAGCGAGAGGAGGATTCTACAGGAAAGCCAAAGCTTGGAGATGATTCTCGGGAGCGAAGGGAGAAGCCAGAGGAGACGCAGCGGCCCAGCTGGGAGAGGAAAACTCCAAGTGATGAGcgaaggaagaggagagaggacagTGAGCCCCGGCTCTTCATAGCATGTGATGACAGTCAGGAAACAGCAGAGGGTGCTGACAAATccg acAGAGGTCAAGCCACATTAAGTTTAGGGATGGACCTTAACCTAGACTGGATGACTCTGGATGACTTCCAAAAACATCTAAATGGAGAGGATGAGCTCCTGTCAGGTCCACCATTATCACCTA GTGGGTTGCGAGATGCTGTAAAAAGTGGAGATTACATGACTGTGAAAGTGGCACTTAATTCTAAAGAGGACTACAATTTGGACCAAGAG GATGTCAGTGGTATGTCCCTGATCatgctggcagcagcaggtgggcAGGACGACATCCTCCGGTTGCTGATAAAGAAGGGGGTGAGGGTGAATGGACGGCAGAAGAATGGCACCACAGCGCTGATGCATGCTGCTGAAAAG AATTTCTTGACAACTGTTGCCATCTTACTTGAGGCGGGCTCCTACGTCAACGCTCAGACACTCGGAGGGGAGACTGCATTGATGAAG GCGTGCAAAAGAGGCAACACTGAGGTAGTGCGCCTCCTGCTGGAGTATGGAGCGGACTGCAACATCCTGTCCAAACACAAGAACACAGCTATGCACTTCGCCAAACTCAGTAACAACCTGATAGTGTGTGACCTCATTAAGGACCACGTCAGCAT GCTGTCCAGTGTGGCGGAGGACACCATCCGAGCATACTTTGAGTCTCGCCTGGCGCTGCTGGAGCCTGTCTTCCCTATGGCCTGCCACAGGCTCTGTGAGGGGCCTGACTTCTCTCTGGAGTTTGCCTTTAAATCACCACCACCGCAAGagg GTTCAggcatcctcctcttcatcttccacGCCAACTTTCTGAATGAGATCACACCCAGGCTCTGTGGACCGTGTAGCGTTCATGCTGTGGTGCTCAATGACAAGTTCCAGCTGCCTATTTTCCTg GACAGTCACTTCATCTACTCCTTCAGCCCAATTCCAGGCATCAACAGACTCTTCATTCGTCTGGCAGAAGCACCAACAGCCAAg GTTAAGCTCCTCATCTGTGCATACCGTGTCCAGCTGCAGTGA